The DNA window CTTACATTATAAACCAGATGAACAGCAATCCCCCCCGTTTTCTTTTCCGACTGCTTGATTGTTCCAGATTGCAGTCGACCGTTTTGCATTGTGCCTgcaggggagaaagaaaggcatTGTGGGAGATGTAGTTTAAATTGACTGGGAAGTTCCTGAGAAAAATATGCTCATTCCGTTTATCTTgagtaacaaaaaataacataactTTGCATTCGCGCTGCAATAAGGACAAAGGAGAACATGCTACAGAATGGAATATTTGTGAAAGTCCCCTGCAATTATACGTTTCCACATAAGTACTGGGCGTGCTATTTATTCCCCTTTAGTGTACACATTTCGCTATAAGTACAGCTGTGGAGTGTACTGAGTGTATATGAGAATATGGCTGGTAGAGTCGTATTAAACACCGTCTCTGTCCCTGCAGCTCCAGGCTACACTTCCCCTGTCGTACCCAACGGTGTGCTGCGCTACCCCTCGTTCAGCGACGCCCCCTCACGACCCTCCAGTCGGCACCCCTCCGTGGGGAGTGCCCGCCTACCATCCGTGGGGGAGGAGTCTACGCACCCGCTTCTGGTTGCCGAGGAACCGGtaagagccccgccccccttcccaaaaaagGCCTTTTACTAATGATTTTACATTGGAAATGGAATAATTTGTGCATAGCTTGcatctttgctttttaaatatttggtcaTTGCAATTCAGCACTGCTGACACCTGGTGGTCTGATGGCATTAAACAAGCATCTGCCACAGAGTTTAGCAATTGTaatactgccatctagtggcagaTGTACGTGTATGACACTCAGCTGACTTGCAAAGTGAGGTGTACAGTCAATGTGTTAAATAAAGCTCCTGTATTCTGTCAACTCTGCCAAAAAGTGGGGGGCAGTAATATAAGGGCAGTAGAAGATcaaaaacatttgcatgtgtACTTGATGAGGGTGCACAATTTTGCTGCAGTGCATTATGTTTTAATGACATGTATTATAACAGCCTTGACAACAAATTACTGCcaacaaaaatgctaaaatctGGTGCTCATCTGGCTGTCCTGTCAGGTCCACACCTACGTCAACACCACGGGGGTGCCGGGGGTGCAGGAGGACTGGCGCGGTCGCTGcggtgccccctcccccacggaCCCGCAGCCCCCCGACCGCGAGGCCGACGTCCCTCCGGAGCTTCCGGAACCCCGCGTCGTCCTGGAGCCCGCGGGGGTCAAATTCGTCCTGGGCCCCACGCCCGTTCAGAGGCAGCTGATGGCCAAGGAGAGGCagaaggaggcggggccagcggagcaagggggcggggccaccaCACAATCTGCTCCGCCCGCCGGGAGCCTGAACGGGTTGCCGGGCGACGGGGACACCGGCTACGACAGCGACGAGCGGCGGGAGGCCCCGCCGgcgggaggccccgcccacgaGCATCTCaacggctccgccccccggcGAATCCGCCCGCCCATGccctcccccgacccccacAACGCCAACAACTCTGCCCAGCGGAGGACCGCGCTGCTCAACTACGAGAACCTGCCGGCGCTGCCGCCGGTGTGGGAGGCGCCCAAGCCCAGCTCGGGCggcgaggacgaggaggacgaggaggaggaagaggacgacaCCTTCGGACCAAAGACGCCGTCGCTCAACGGCTACCACcatcagcaccaccaccaccaccaccacccgctccatctccacctgctccaccaGCACGCGCTGGACCCCGCGCACAACTACGTCAACACGGAGAACGTGGCGGTGCCGCTGAGCGCCCACAAGCTGGACTCGGCCCGGCGGCGGGACTCCGCGGCCACGCCCACCGTCTTCAACTTCGACTTCCGGCGGCCGGGCCCGCCCGAGCCCCCGCGGCAGCTCAACTACATCgaggtggagatggagaaggagaagggctCGGACTCCAGCGGgccccacacccccaaaacccccaccacgcccctcccccagacCCCCACGCGCCGGACAGAACTGTACGCCGTCATCGACATCCAGCGCACCGCCGCCATGTCCAGCCTGCAGAGGGCGCTGCCGCGGGACGACGGCACCGCCAGGAAAACCCGCCACAACAGCACCGACCTGCCCATGTGACCCTGCCGAGCACTGTGTACAGCCACACCTCTGTACTGTTTCCAATAGAATATTAAACCtttttacttttccttttttttttttttttttttttgaagtcagAAGGGTTTCAGGTTGtgtattagattttttttttttttttttttttggtctccaGATGTCAAGACAACACTATTTAGAGGCCAAGTCACGAGTTATGCGACGTATATATTGTGCTCAACCTGTAAGGGAATTAAAACGAGCCAGGTACATGCCATATAAGCACTATTGTATTCCTACGGTATGATTCTACCTTCTTTTACCAAATGAAAGTGTCCTGGGCCTGCGTATGTTAGTTATGACAGGCTAACAACCAGGCCAGGAAAGCATTCCTTTTCCATTCAACGGTACAAAGCAGCGACTGCTGATTAGGCATTacaaacctcaaaaaaaaacgATACACTACATGCTGTTTGAATCTCAGAATCTGAAGATTCCTTGGCATGCACTAAAGTTTTCACTTTGCCACTACACATGGTACATGACAAAATGTCCACTTTCTTCAGCCCGGTGAAGCTGTACTATTTTTAGATTGCCCTGGTTGCACTTAAGGTACCTTTGACAAAACGGCAGGTATTTCATGGCCATTGCATGCAAGCAGGACGCATTGTTTACGTTTtgcagatggaaaaaaatattatctcCTGGCTAATAGCTACAAAAAGTTACAGTTTTCTTCTCCCGAATGTACTTGCTTGTTGATGGGGAGTGTCACATTATGGTTACGTGTTCTTCTGGCAATCTTGACAACATTGAATAATCAAAGCTGTTTACGTCAAATGAACTGTCAACCGTTCATAGGATCCGAGAGACTGCAGTCCAACTTTTCATGGGTTATCTTTTGCATTGTATCATATTGTAAGATTATATGTTCTAACTTGCATTATACAAATGATAGTTTTTTTCTACCTACCTTGAAATGCTTAAATATAGGAATTGTATAAAGGTAGTTTCATAGGTTGTTTATAAAAACCAATAAACTAGTACTGAAGAGAAGTCCCTTGCCAAACAATTTTTAAGCAAACAAGACATCTCGAGGCCGAGCTAATTGGTTTATTGCTGATGTGCGCATTCTTATTTAGATTTCCTGTTTGGTTTTCCAAATATGGAAAATTTGCAACATCACAGGGAATAAATGGATTCACTTTTCCAATAGTGCAAAACGCCACAATAATATACGgactttttattgaaatatattttgatattcGCATTTTTCAGGTATGGATATTAGTTTaccaaaatgtttgtatttttaaaagaaaatatgaaaaaatactgtcgtgatttttgtgatatttacatCTTTGTCATACGCCATCAACGCAAACAACTTATTTTTGTAgcatggcaaaataaaaaagacaaacaaacatacagttattgttttgtggtttattttgtaattaaatattaactGCTCGCGGGAGGGTAAATCGTTGTCTGGATGCTCTGGACTACCAAACTGGCCCTTCAATGCCCGAGACTGCTTTTCAGGTGATTTTCGCTAAGTATTAATGTCGCTTTCAAATCAAGGAAATTTTTAATTGGATAGGATGAGATCTTGTCATTTCTATGGCTTGGTTTCTGGCGGGTTTTTATCATAAACCGGAATATTAATCTGAGCATCTCCGGTTCCAAATTCTAAGAGCCGAAATTGATGCTGCGCCTTTAAGTGACAGGCGCGGCCCTGCTACATTACGTCACGGCCGCGGCCGCCATTCTTCTGTCCAGACAGTTGGAGTGGTTTTGCGTGTGCACGGCCTCCAGCTTAGTAGTAGCATAGACCGGCAAAATCATGGTGAGTGATGTTTTCTTCACGGGGTTTGActacattttgtgaaatttgaTTTGTGTTAAGTcgattcaaatgaaaatggactTGATGCAGTCGCTTTTAATATATGACACGAGTTGCTGAATACCCTGTCATGTTTCACTGAATGGAGTGTGCATCTCCGAATATGGAAGAAAGCACATGGGTCGATAACGCTAGCTAGTTATCTTAGCTCATGCTACCTGCCTTTACGTTTCCCCTTATTTCATGGCAAGCTTGACGTCAATTTCTGATATTCTAAGTTGATAGAAACGATACAATCTCAGACTTGAATTTTGGCTAAATTTATGCACTGAGAGTGAGACTTACCGTGCAGGCCTGAAGTGCGACCGGTAACGATACGAGTCGCTTttcggctagctagctagctagctcgcgCGTCTTAGCTAGACCAGAGATGACAATGGAAAAGAGTTGGAGATGgcaaaataatcttagacacacGAAAGTATTAGTAGCTAGCTACGTCAGTGAACTAGAGACACTTATGGGCAAGTTGGCTGTACccaaatgtattgaaatatcTACCTTTGAGTTGTATGTTTTGTTGGAAATAAGTAGGCCGCATGGCAGAAGCTTCTAGCGGTTTCCAAGCAGTAACGTAGGTGCAACAAGAAGACAGATTGGCTGCTTATTTAATTCGACACGAGCCCATTTGGCTAAATGTACCTAGCTAGCTAAGGCGATTAGCGAATTTTCTGTCACTGGTACATTTAAACTATTCCGTAATTGTAGAACTATAACagtcatttatacattttaaccGAATAAGGAAAGTTTAACGTTGTAATGAGTTGCGATGGCACGTAGTGTTGTGTCATCCTCAAAGTTTACGTTACCGGGGAACGGCTCGGagagctaacgttagttaagCACTTCATGGTTTCTCGCAGAAATAACCGTTATAGCCACGCACTGTCATTCCTTAATTGAACGTCTATAAATGAATCAAATAGAATTTCACCCTGCCACAATTAGGCCCTGAATCTGGATTCTTGGAGTTTCCAAAAATAATTGCTAGTATTATTGGCCTGTTTCGTTAGCTTCGACTAATGAATTATAAGCAGTTCAGGAAGGTGTAGTGTTGGCCACAGGTAATGCTAGAAGCAGAAGCGTTTGGCTATGGTAACGTTATGTCCAGTTATCACGTTGTTGAGCAGGTGTGGATAAACTATAGATTGCGTTTTCCtactctgtgtgttttatgtgtgagagagaaagaggggtgcGTAGCTATGTCACTGATGACGGAGTTCTTCTTTAACTCTTCTCTTTATCCCCAGGCGTCTCTTTCAATGGCTCCCGTTAATATCTTCAAGCACGGTGCTGATGAGGAGAAGGCAGAGACCGCTCGCATGGTGGGTTCATTAACGTAATCGGGATTATAACAGCACAGTCAGCTTAATAAAGACAACTGCAGAGTGGTACTACATCAGAAACTCAGAACGGTCCCCTCCCTGTTGAAAACGGCAGCATGGACCAGCATACTggtgtactttttaaaataaggatGTGTGTTAACTGAGTAAGGGCAGGCAATGTTGCTTAATTCTACCAATATGTTGTAAGGTGCTTGTTCTTAAAcccaaataatttttaaatatctatGGTATCTGTGGATGTGTGTTAATAGCAGAGTCTCATGATGATAGCATGGAGTTTCATAATAAACTGTGTGCTGTGATTTGTGTCCGCACAGTCCTCCTTCATTGGTGCTATCGCCATTGGGGACCTTGTGAAAAGCACTCTGGGACCAAAAGGAATGGTAGGTACCTTTCAGACAGACATCAAGTTAATGATTGGTCCAGCTGTGTCACGTATGACATTGTCAGAGTCCATGGCTCCAGAACATTGGGGCTAACAAAGATGCACAGTGTCATTGATGCGAAGCACCATTCAGCTACTTGAGGACTTATGTCCCCCTGCTAAACATGAATGAGGGGGCATTTCCAAATTAGCTTACTTGaatactattgagtatacaaccTGCATGCCAGTTATATTCAGATTGTATACCCAGTAGTAGGCAGGTAAACTGTTTCATGCGTGTTGGCAAGTTACAAGCCAGGTCCATGAGATGCTTCGCGTCTAAAAAACTACATGTACAGGTGTTTGCCAAGAAGGGGACGAGtgggtggaaaaaaacaggGTTAATGGATTGCTGTTAACGTTGTTCTGAAACTTGCTCAAATTTATTCCGTTTTTTGTTAACACCCGCAGGACAAAATCCTATTGGGCGGTGGCAGAGAAGGCTCAGTCACAGTGACCAATGATGGAGCTACGATCCTGAAGGCCATCGGAGTGGACAATCCTGCAGCCAAAGTGTTGGTCGGTGAGTGCTCTGATTCAGCAGTGTTGCGCTGGACCTCCAGAAAGGGTTTTATTGTTAAAGTTTTGGTTTTTGACTCGCCTCTCATTGGCTGCTTattttaggggggggggaggtaaatAACAGGCCACACACTTAATGGTTAAAAGAGAATCTTAACAATTGTGTCGGAAGGCCCAAGTCAGCAGCTAAAAGGGCTAGAGCAACTGACTGAGCTAAATGCCgagaaaacatttgtgtttaacGAGGCTCAAGCAGGAAGTCATTAATAATGTTTCTGAGTTTTGGAGACCACCTTGATGTTCATGACACGGTCAATCGCAGTACAACTTGCCTTATGCACTGAAGTTATCTGCCATTATCCAGAATTATCTGGCTCCGGTCAATGATAAGCTAATTCTGACTGTTATGTTTGCTTGTTACTTAGTACTGGCTTTAATGATAAGCATTTGTTACTAGTTCTAGTGATAATGAACAGAATTTGCGTTGGTATTTTGGCTAGCCTGCTTACTTCCTCGTTTCGGAGTGGACGCATTTATAAATGGAGTAGCGCTTTTGAAACTCAGCCTTCCTGTCAGTCAAGGGTACCGCGGGCGATTAGTAGCATTAACGCAACCCTTTGTTTCTAAAGATGTGATCTAGCTGTGCTAATGACGCGTCTCTGTGGCCTGCAGACATGTCCAAGGTGCAGGATGACGAAGTGGGCGATGGCACCACCTCCGTCACCGTGCTCGCCGCCGAGCTGCTGAGGGTGAGGAGACGTGCTTCATCGTCATCACCTTCATCAGTGCAGAAGGGTTTACTCTGGGCCGGCTCCATCAGTGCTGGGCTCTTCTGTGTTTTATTCCCTGTCAGGGAGAAGCAGGGCGTGTGTACAGATGCATGCATTCTACAGGGTTCTTACAAGGTCCTCAAAGTGCCTCAAATTGATAATCAGGAATTTATGCACTGGAATACCTGGAAAAGCATACCTCTTTTTCACAAAGTGCTTGAGAAGCTCTTTAAAACTGGCATCGGCAGCTTCTGTTATGATGGTtgtgcttcctgtctgtttGTAGGAGGCGGAGCTTCTCATAGCGAGGAAGATTCACCCCCAGATCATCATCGCTGGCTGGAGGAAGGCCACTCAGGCCGCCCGCGAGGCCCTCAAGGAAGCAGCAGTGGATCATGGGTAAGCGGAGAGCTGCGTAACACCCTCATCCACCAATCGCATGAGGGATTTTCCCTTTTATCCAATTTTGGAGAGGATAAAAGCAGTTGATATACATGCAACCACAAGAGGGAGTCGTTGCTCAGTTTGCTTTGTGATGATATCACAGCCAGCGGTGATAAGAACATTCTGACATGTTGTTTTTTGCGATGCGTTGATGAGGTTTCTCACAATTGAAATGACATTTGCTTAGGgacttgtgcttgtgtgtcaaGCTCACGGTTGGGTTGAGTTAAATAGCGTAGCGCGTATGTTATGGTCACAATCGGCTttgaacacacaggtgagacggTTGAGTGAATTTAACGCGTCTGCCGCATATACCCCCCGCCATTAAGACGCCGTGCGGCCAGTCCACTTCGCTCACGTTCCCCGTGCGCTCAGTCCGCTCacgtcccccctcccctcagggaCGACATGGTCAAGTTCCAGGAGGACCTGCTGAACATCGCCCGCACCACCCTGTCCTCCAAGCTGCTGACGCACCACAAGGACCACTTCTCCAGGCTGGCCGTGGAGGCCGTGCTGCGGCTCAAGGGGTCAGGGAACCTGGAGGCCATCCACGTCATCAAGAAGCTGGGCGGCAGCCTCACCGACTCCTACCTGGATGAGGGTACGAGCAGCGCCACCCTTTTTTAAGATCCAAAAACTTTCTTACCGCTCCTGCCTGCACTGTGATGGAGTTGATGCAAGTGTCCTCTTCTAATGAATACATGAGTTTAGGTACAGGTGAAATTTAGTGTCGGACGGAAGTTTATAATATTCCTCGGGCCTAGTTTCTGACACGGCAATTTAGTTTACGCACTCAAGCTTTGTGGTTGTGCCTCTGCCTCAGTCAGGTGGTTTTCTTTCTCCTGTGTCAACCCTCATCGGATCAgtgtaataaaatgtgaatagtCATTTTCTTTATCTTTTAATTTGGGAATGCAGATTGTCTTGACTACCATGTTCACTCGTCGTAGGTTTTCTGCTGGACAAGAAGATCGGTGTCAACCAGCCCAAGAGGCTGGAGAACGTCAACATTCTCATCGCCAACACCGGCATGGACACCGACAAGATCAAGGTGGGCCTGGGCGTCACAGGACGCGCATCAGCACCCCAGTACACAC is part of the Anguilla anguilla isolate fAngAng1 chromosome 7, fAngAng1.pri, whole genome shotgun sequence genome and encodes:
- the LOC118232648 gene encoding fibroblast growth factor receptor substrate 2-like, whose product is MGSCCSCPDKESIPDNHQSKFKVINVDDDGNELGSGVMELTEEELILHTRKREGVRWPYLCLRRYGYDSNLFSFESGRRCQTGQGIFAFKCARAEEIFNMLQDIMHNNSISVVEEPVLEAPQGPAEGEVPRTPRTPTTPGYTSPVVPNGVLRYPSFSDAPSRPSSRHPSVGSARLPSVGEESTHPLLVAEEPVHTYVNTTGVPGVQEDWRGRCGAPSPTDPQPPDREADVPPELPEPRVVLEPAGVKFVLGPTPVQRQLMAKERQKEAGPAEQGGGATTQSAPPAGSLNGLPGDGDTGYDSDERREAPPAGGPAHEHLNGSAPRRIRPPMPSPDPHNANNSAQRRTALLNYENLPALPPVWEAPKPSSGGEDEEDEEEEEDDTFGPKTPSLNGYHHQHHHHHHHPLHLHLLHQHALDPAHNYVNTENVAVPLSAHKLDSARRRDSAATPTVFNFDFRRPGPPEPPRQLNYIEVEMEKEKGSDSSGPHTPKTPTTPLPQTPTRRTELYAVIDIQRTAAMSSLQRALPRDDGTARKTRHNSTDLPM